GCATTTAGAATAGCAAGATCTTTAGCCTTAAGCCTTCCCATGGTTAATCCAAATATGTATGCTTTACTACCGCTTTTTCGTTAAGATAGTACTTATAGAACATGTCACACTTGAGATAGATCCTTGAAAACCATGAGCAGTGATGGGGTCTATTATGAATGACAATGGCAGAGATATTTTTCTATTATTGgcaaaatgttcatgttttttctaaataggaaaaaaaatttGGTCATGGTAGATATTTTTATCACACAGTTTAGTAATCCTCATAACTTGCTCCAGCCACCAGATGTCATAACAATTcaagaatacatttttgagCTCAAAGAAGTGCAAAGAATGTCTGTTATTTAAACCTTAAAGTTCTTATTTACAGTCCAGTATTTACAACCTCCTTTCTATTTTAGGATGAGCTGAAAAAGCTGTACGCCCAGCTGGAAGTCTACAAACGCAAGAAGATGCTAGCCAACAACCCTCACCTCCAAAAGAAACGCAACTCCAAGAAAGGCCTGGGTCGCTCCCTGATGAAACGAATTACAGAGATCCCAGAGACCATGCACATTCACCGCCAGTGCAGTCGTGAAGATGGCAGTGAACATGGCAGCAATCGCAGCACCTTGAGGAGAAATCCATTTGAGCCGAGCCATCATGGTAAAATCCTAGTCAGGGTGATAGCACAGCATGGCAATTAAGAGAATTGCAGTATATGAAATGCAGTATATGACTGGGTTGTTAGATAAGTTACTGTACAGCCTGTAGGATTTCTATTTCTTAAAACGGCCTTTTAAGGTTGCCTTGCTTatctacaaacacacagtacatttCTCATTCAAGATATAACCAACTTTTATGACTGGTTTGTTGGATGGAGAAAACATTATTAATCACTTCTTTAATATGAAAGACCCATTTAGAAATATTAAGAAATAGAAGCCAGCTCTGTAAAGTACATACTTGTGGTgagctttttcacagcagacattttaacttgtcataCTGGAAAGCATGGGTGATACTAAAAAACATTAACGATGATCTGGTCTATTTAaatgtcccagtaagccatgacagtttgacagtgagccagcatgcacaataccaggaccttGAAACTCAAGCAATTTAATTGGATTAAGCCAACTGGTgtaaattttattatttacctcTACTGTgatatgtcaaaatgtcttcttgaaaacatataaacataactACAAACAGGaccagcagaaaaacacactgtgCTGCCTCCTAATATTTGATGTCAGCTCCACATAGAGAATGAAATGGAGACTGACTTTGTGTGCAATCATACAAACGTAGTTCAGTTACAAGATGGTCAACAGCAATgctacaacagcaacagcaaagtTCTGTGAGGCTTTACTTAGGCAAAGTGATGCTTTGAGCTTAACAGTAACATcaccatgctaacatgctcacaatacaatactaacatgctgatgtttagatATGTTTACCATGGACACCATCTTAGCTCAGCTTAATGTGTCAGCACActagcatttgctaattagtgCTGAGCACAAAATACAGCTAATGTTGGGAATGTCAATAGTTTtgaaggtatttggtcataaatttTACCTGATAGTGgcattagaggaaaagtcagcagaTCCCTTAAGTCATCGGGTTACATCGTCTGGGAACcctgaatgtctgtacaaaattttgtgtcAATCCATCTGatagatatttcactggatatgAAAAATCTTGGCCTGCTGGTGGTTCTAAATAAAAAGTCAGGGTTTTACTAATGTCataggattcattctctgggcaccatggatatctgtacaaaatttatggcaatccatcctatagttgttgagttatttcagtctggaccaaatgGGTGGGCCGACCAACGGAATAGCAAGTGTGGCCAAAACTTCATGAACTTGTGAATTATgtatcattttaaatgacttAACATATCCCACTTTCATGCAAGTCTAATATTTTAATCTCCCCTCAGGCAAACCCCGGGATGACTCTCTGAAGAACAAAGTCATAGGCTTGAAGAAGTCCCTAAGCTATGACCACGTTTGTGACCAGGATGAGGAAACTGGAAGCCAAACTGGCTCGACAGCAGGAGATAAAATGACTCCtgttggaggaggtggagaaggatCGCTTCTGGGTTCCCTCATTAGCCGAAAACATTCCAAGAAGCCACTGGAACCACCTCCGACCCCGCCGAGACTGGAACCAGCCGAGTCCACCGAGTCTGTTCCACTCTTCTGGAAATCAGCCAGTGCTCACAACTTAACACATGAAAAGAAACCCGTCCACCTGCGGACCTCCATCATGCAGAAGTCTCTCAGCGTGATTGCTAGTGCCAAGGAGAAGATGCCAGGGCTTACCAACAAGACGCATAGCGTGGAGGATGCCAGTAAGAAAGGTCTGAAGGGACAGGAGGGGAGGATGTTGTCAGGTGTGGATGAGACGCCTGAGCATTATCCCAAGATGATCATCAGCCAGTCAGTGGAGTACTCCAAGACACCCATGAAGATGGGCATCATGAAACAACAGGTACCTTTTTACAAATTTACATTCCAAATCCTAATTGATTGAAGCATTCCTGTACTGAATGATAGTAGTGGGGTTAGGGGAATTAGGGGAGTTAGGGGTTGAcattaaattaatcaacaacGAATTTCacagttgattaattgtttacagagaaaaaaattccaaacattCTGTGTTTCTAACTTTttgaatgtgaggatttgctcaCATTTGCTCCTATTGAGCAATAATGTATTGTTTACCttggaaatagtagtttgacaaaaaacaaaaatatcctAACTTTCAACTTAGTAGCTTTTTGAGTGGTCTCAACTGGAGCTCAACAGAACATCTTGTTAATGAGAAGGAGGATAGAGAAATTGAGGTGCAGCATATCCACAAGTTAATCGGGACCAACGGTTAAAAGGAATGGCTGATAAGAATCCCACTCTTATTTAAGACCAGGACCAGGACTTTGTTTAATCATTGGGGACCACCACAGGCATACCAGTGGGACTCCCTTACAGTATGTGCCTGGGCTATCAGAACGTCCAGCCAGACTCTTAAACCTGTAtgctaaaagaagctaaaaataTTCAATAGAACTGGGAAGAATTGCAGAGTtggatgataattctctgtgggctCGTAACTGTGAGCGACCCCCTTCACACACATGTAGTCATTTGGTCCATTtttgatatgaaaatattgatcatAGCAGCTTTGAGTTACAGAGAACCAACACTGTCCACAAAACACTGAACACCCAAAAATCTCTGCTGGTAGACACTAAAAACAGGAACCTCCTGGAGAGGAAGACTGAAGGGGTTGCACATGGTGTATGACATCACATTACCCACCATATACAGCCATCCATTATAACGTGACCAAAGTTCCATACTTAGGTATTGTGATGACATCTGAGCCATTTCAATCACAACTAATCAAACTCCATCTGGTGATGGAGACTGTGAAGTGTAGTTGAAAGCTCCTGGAAAAGCTAGTGATTGGACCTtgacttattttttttgttcctgaatatcttctggttttagactgttggtcaggcaaaacaagcaatttaaagacatCAGCTTGAGCTCTTGGAAACCTTTTTGGACATTTGTCATTCTTTGACAGTTTATAGACTaaaagattaatcgattaatcagttgATCCCTAAAATGTTTGGtaatgaaaattattgttagttgcagccctatttatCTCTAATATTATTTGAATGCTACATTCAATGACTTAATGGGAAGATTTCTTTTTGGATAGCTGACTGGCTGTGTGGTACAGTCGAAAGCTCCTTAACAAGTGAGTAAGTGGACATTGAGTTGGTATTGTTTTATCAACAGTTATTTTATTGCTTGATTGTGACAGGTGAGTGGCAGCCAGCCATCCATTTGCTCTGAGACTGGGAGGAACCTCTACGACGTGTCTGAGGTTTGTCCCTGGGAGCTAGAAGAACCTCAGACCCCCTCTGAGGCAAAGACCCAGAAGCACGTTTCAATCGCTCCTGGAGAAACCACTGCAGGCCGGAGAGGCAGCGGCTCTGGAATGACCAAAGGTAGTCGGTCCCAGCAGAGGCAGAAAACAGGGCAGTCGCCTTCCAACAGACGCCGCACCAAAGacaaaggaggagaaagggaggagggCAAGGAAACACGTAAATCTCGCCCACCCAGGTCACCTCTGCCTCTCAAGCCGGATGTGTGCCCCTGGGAGTTCGATGAGCAGCCTATGCTGGGAAGAGATTCAGATTCCATCTCCCCAGACAGGATCAGGCGTAAAAAGAGTGTCACACCCACTGATGGAAAACCCAAGGCTCTCCACTCAGACCACTCCAAGTCCACAGGGAGCCTGTTGCAGCCACCCTCCCTGATGGTAGAGATCTGCCCGTGGGATTACACCAGCCCACCCTCGCCTAAGCAGGAGAAGACCTGCAACAGTCCAACCACGcacaagaagaaaaggaaaggctCCTGCTCGTCCAACCACAaggtggagaaggagaaagggagggagaaaagcagagaaaggCGGAGCTCCTCCAGCAAGCCGCCATCGGAGAGGAGGCGTGTTAGTCAGTCGTCAGAGTGCGGCGGGCCGGTTTCTGAGCGGCGGAGGAGCTCCACCAGAGACCCAGAGGTGATGGAGAACAAGAGGGCGGAGGTTTTCTCCCGGGAGGCTGAGCCCTCACACACCAGCTTTGGTCAGACTAAACCCTCACcagacaggaagaaagagagcTCTTTGAGTACTAGTCACAAACCTGCAGTCATCAGCGGTGCACAAATGGCTGATGTTTGTCCCTGGGACTTTCAGGAGCCAGACTCCGGGGAGAAGGCATGATGACTGGTGTGAcgattgtatttttttgtatccaCAGAGGACAAAGCAATGAAATGTCTCTATGGGGAGAACCAAAAGATAAAGATGTGACATTGATAAGAAAGTTTACTCTGGGTCACCTTGGTGTAAGAGATTTTGCGAGGAAGAACATTTATTCTGCTGTCCGTTGATGCGATCCAAACATGAGTATTTGCTAAATAACAAAAGTTCTCGTTGTTACATTGCAGTGAATGCAACCTTGAAGTCACTTTAAAGAAATTTTTAGTCTGCACTTTTGCTTGCACATTTGTCAGAGGTacattgtctgtttttatcaCATCGAGTACATCAAGGTAATTTGAAAATTAATCATACCTGTATTAAACCAGCAGATCAGACAATCGTTTgaccacaaacacactgaatgcTTCACATAATCAGCTTATTGAATATTCACGTATGTTTTCCCTGTCGAGGTGATGAAACTGATAATCTATGTTACATGGTTAACCAGTGGAGTCCGACCGTATCAGATACTGATGATGCACAAAGAGGCAGCAGGGCAAAAAGACCTTAGGAAAAGAATGGGATATGAGCTCCGTGAAGCAGGACCAAAGCCCCAGACACAGCTGTGAATGCCTTACCTTTAGGCCAAATGCATAATTCATGGCATGAAGATGATGTGTTTGATTAGAGAAACACGGGAATAACAAAGGATTGTAGTCTAGCTTCacctttaaatgaagaaaactgTATGTTTCAGTTTAAGTCCTCCATATACAGTGCAGTGTGTATACATTTTGCAAAAGCCATTGCATGTTGCAAACTACCAAGCATCCAATAACTAAATGTTTATTGGTTAACTTGTACTCAAATATGACAGTGGAACTATTGATGTTGTTGCCTATGATATTTGTCTTCTGATGTACCACATTGATGCTTTTGAAATGATGTGCATTTATATCAATAATGTACACGGATGTTTCAAATGGCTCACAGTTACAGTTGAGCAGATAAAATATCCATGAAGCTCTCCCttctgtttacatttattt
This sequence is a window from Thunnus albacares chromosome 12, fThuAlb1.1, whole genome shotgun sequence. Protein-coding genes within it:
- the LOC122993361 gene encoding probable G-protein coupled receptor 158, coding for MKGDRKDKYAYRMEERCTPIVGHGFVLDKYKCQCRRGFYHPSRVALNGFKRKEQGSQRDETSDISSKCLPCREGCPYCQDDTPCLIQEDGALRLAVASFQGLCMVLDLASMVVVYHFRRNKSIRTSGLILLETILFGALLLYFPVMILYFNPSVFRCILLRWVRLLGFAVMYGTVILKLYRVLKVFLSRTAQRTPYMTSWRVLRLLVVILLVVLWFLVAWTSAVCQNPELSQALISVGLTPEGLQFSMCLLDRWDYMMAVAEFLFLLWGVYLCYAIRTVPSAFHEPRYMAVAIYNELLISAIFHIIRFSLVPGLHPDWMLMLFFAHTHLTVTVTLGLLLAPKFLSKGTQARDDIATEAYEEELDMGRSGSYLNNSITSAWSEHSLDPEDIRDELKKLYAQLEVYKRKKMLANNPHLQKKRNSKKGLGRSLMKRITEIPETMHIHRQCSREDGSEHGSNRSTLRRNPFEPSHHGKPRDDSLKNKVIGLKKSLSYDHVCDQDEETGSQTGSTAGDKMTPVGGGGEGSLLGSLISRKHSKKPLEPPPTPPRLEPAESTESVPLFWKSASAHNLTHEKKPVHLRTSIMQKSLSVIASAKEKMPGLTNKTHSVEDASKKGLKGQEGRMLSGVDETPEHYPKMIISQSVEYSKTPMKMGIMKQQVSGSQPSICSETGRNLYDVSEVCPWELEEPQTPSEAKTQKHVSIAPGETTAGRRGSGSGMTKGSRSQQRQKTGQSPSNRRRTKDKGGEREEGKETRKSRPPRSPLPLKPDVCPWEFDEQPMLGRDSDSISPDRIRRKKSVTPTDGKPKALHSDHSKSTGSLLQPPSLMVEICPWDYTSPPSPKQEKTCNSPTTHKKKRKGSCSSNHKVEKEKGREKSRERRSSSSKPPSERRRVSQSSECGGPVSERRRSSTRDPEVMENKRAEVFSREAEPSHTSFGQTKPSPDRKKESSLSTSHKPAVISGAQMADVCPWDFQEPDSGEKA